A window of Exiguobacterium sp. FSL W8-0210 contains these coding sequences:
- a CDS encoding nucleotidyltransferase domain-containing protein, whose amino-acid sequence MHQLNAIEQLVARLKQDPAVEAIFLKGSFGRGEEDVHSDIDLYCLVSEERQTKFLSRRLSHLSTYRSIIWKDEIDIIAPQMIVVYDDLLHIDLFTVTLDSLNHKDQLRVLYDPKQQLTDFTDTCDLTLSAQEATDEAIDAVWFLFQYKKAAARGNDLWAVEMLRSALIKFAKVLLHHHAPERAQLGLKTIPTTLPDHPRLALEAIYDVLTPATHAEAAQRYLACLETERNVLDQTLAAHPETLALLDRLTPELSIQQSGR is encoded by the coding sequence ATGCATCAACTTAATGCGATCGAGCAATTGGTTGCTCGACTCAAACAAGATCCTGCAGTCGAAGCCATCTTCTTGAAAGGATCCTTCGGGCGGGGAGAAGAAGATGTTCATTCAGACATCGATTTGTACTGTCTCGTCTCAGAAGAACGTCAAACAAAATTCTTATCGCGTCGTTTGTCCCATCTTTCTACTTATCGTTCAATCATCTGGAAAGATGAGATCGACATCATCGCACCACAAATGATCGTCGTCTATGATGATCTCCTACATATCGATTTATTCACGGTGACACTTGATTCGCTAAACCATAAGGATCAATTACGTGTCCTGTACGATCCAAAACAGCAATTGACGGACTTTACGGATACTTGCGACTTGACGCTTTCCGCACAAGAAGCGACCGATGAAGCAATCGATGCTGTCTGGTTCTTGTTCCAATACAAAAAAGCAGCAGCACGGGGAAATGACTTATGGGCAGTCGAGATGCTCCGAAGCGCCTTGATCAAGTTCGCGAAAGTCTTGCTCCATCATCATGCTCCTGAACGAGCGCAACTCGGATTAAAGACGATTCCGACGACATTACCAGACCATCCACGCCTTGCTCTTGAAGCAATCTACGACGTCCTGACACCCGCAACGCACGCTGAAGCGGCTCAACGTTATCTAGCGTGTCTAGAGACTGAACGGAACGTACTCGACCAGACACTTGCCGCTCATCCGGAGACGCTCGCTTTACTCGATCGATTAACGCCTGAACTCTCGATCCAACAATCAGGACGGTAA
- a CDS encoding FixH family protein: MRKSIQTLMLGGLLVTTTSLAGCAVDSDAAEQYAVAKPLSIKMNIPKDLQPDAKKKQTFEATVWREAKPVQKVDYVHFEIWKADGTVRYSMEPAEETKPGVYTIAKVLPKSGLYYVKAHASSESAMIMPTRQFIVGELSKEDLKILQGGAKPAGGSSGHHH, from the coding sequence ATGCGTAAATCGATACAAACACTCATGCTCGGCGGACTGCTCGTCACGACGACGAGTCTTGCTGGCTGTGCGGTCGATTCCGATGCAGCAGAACAGTATGCCGTAGCTAAGCCGTTATCGATCAAAATGAATATCCCAAAGGACTTACAACCGGATGCGAAGAAAAAGCAGACGTTTGAAGCAACAGTCTGGCGTGAAGCTAAACCGGTTCAAAAAGTCGATTATGTACATTTCGAAATCTGGAAAGCGGATGGAACAGTACGCTATAGTATGGAACCGGCAGAAGAGACAAAGCCAGGTGTCTATACGATTGCGAAGGTACTACCGAAATCCGGCTTGTATTATGTCAAAGCGCATGCAAGCAGTGAAAGTGCGATGATCATGCCAACACGGCAGTTCATCGTCGGTGAGTTATCGAAAGAAGATTTAAAAATCTTACAAGGTGGAGCAAAACCAGCTGGCGGAAGTAGCGGTCACCATCATTGA
- a CDS encoding PepSY-associated TM helix domain-containing protein, which yields MNLMQTEETVKKAPTSSAHRTIWRWHFYAGIIFAPFLVMLAVTGSIYLFKPQIENVLYQSYYEVTPQADRITATEQIDRVKAKYPDALVTSYRPGESDDRSSEVKVSSPDMSATVFVNPYSGKIIGTLSDDDRIMNKIEEIHGELMAGTTGDRIVELVACWAIVLIVTGLFLWFPRKQKGLSGVLFPRFRQGKKLFRRDLHAVPAFWITAGMLFLILTGLPWSGFWGTNFQSLVTNQGLGYPPSIWGGEAPTSTLQTKDIAEVPWAAETLDVPQSKVEGAVPASIDDIVAIGKQQGMDPSFKISIPSDPIGVYTLSAYPAKAQNEATIHLDQYSGAVLADYRYDNYGIVGKIVATGITLHKGTEFGWFNQLISLLICLGIILVAVSGFYLWLKRKPSKGMGAPKGPKAFMLKGFLAVLVVLGIVFPLVGLSLLVVWLVDFLVIRRIPSVRRFFNA from the coding sequence ATGAATCTCATGCAGACGGAAGAGACGGTCAAAAAAGCACCGACTTCTTCTGCTCACCGGACGATTTGGCGGTGGCATTTTTATGCTGGTATCATTTTTGCACCGTTCCTAGTCATGCTTGCTGTGACAGGATCCATTTATCTTTTTAAGCCACAAATCGAAAACGTCCTGTATCAATCGTATTATGAAGTTACACCACAAGCAGATCGCATCACTGCGACGGAACAGATTGATCGCGTCAAAGCGAAGTATCCCGATGCACTTGTCACGTCGTACCGACCGGGTGAATCCGACGATCGATCCAGTGAAGTGAAGGTCTCGTCACCAGACATGTCGGCGACGGTCTTCGTCAATCCGTATTCTGGTAAGATCATCGGAACATTATCTGACGATGACCGGATCATGAATAAAATCGAAGAGATCCATGGAGAACTGATGGCGGGAACGACTGGCGACCGGATCGTTGAACTCGTCGCCTGTTGGGCGATCGTCTTGATCGTGACGGGACTGTTCCTATGGTTCCCGCGTAAGCAAAAGGGACTGTCAGGCGTCTTGTTCCCGCGTTTTCGTCAAGGCAAGAAGTTATTCCGTCGTGATCTCCACGCTGTTCCAGCATTCTGGATCACAGCAGGGATGCTGTTCCTGATCTTGACTGGCTTACCGTGGTCCGGTTTCTGGGGAACGAACTTCCAGTCCCTTGTCACGAACCAAGGGCTTGGTTATCCACCGTCCATCTGGGGTGGGGAGGCACCGACGTCAACACTTCAAACGAAGGATATCGCGGAAGTCCCGTGGGCTGCCGAAACACTTGATGTCCCGCAATCAAAAGTCGAAGGAGCCGTCCCGGCTTCGATCGATGACATCGTTGCAATCGGCAAACAACAAGGGATGGATCCAAGCTTTAAGATCAGCATTCCAAGTGATCCGATCGGTGTCTATACGCTGTCTGCGTATCCAGCGAAAGCACAGAATGAAGCGACGATCCATCTCGATCAATATTCCGGTGCCGTGCTCGCCGACTATCGTTATGACAACTATGGTATCGTCGGAAAGATCGTCGCTACCGGAATCACACTCCACAAGGGAACGGAATTCGGCTGGTTCAATCAGTTAATTAGTCTGTTGATTTGTCTCGGAATCATTCTCGTGGCAGTCAGTGGTTTCTATCTTTGGCTGAAGCGAAAACCAAGTAAAGGGATGGGGGCGCCGAAAGGACCGAAAGCATTCATGTTGAAAGGATTCCTCGCTGTGCTTGTCGTGCTGGGAATCGTCTTCCCGCTCGTCGGTCTATCGTTGCTCGTCGTCTGGCTGGTCGATTTCCTCGTCATCCGTCGTATTCCGAGTGTAAGGAGGTTCTTCAATGCGTAA
- a CDS encoding NUDIX domain-containing protein: MLHRRKTYTIRPERLEEFTEFFHTYLYPLQVSHGARLVGRWVTEAEDEVIAIWEYRDREHYEQVDRDVRNSALRREAMKKRARLGKNLYIKSYEDFMTATGTYAPPRAIVSVTAYITNDAGEVLLVRNLHRGDTYEMPGGQVENHESILDAIKREVKEETGVDVTIDGITGIYQNVSSHVLCVCFRGKAVGGELATQEGETTDVGFFPLTRDSLSEYIKREHFQLRTLDAMDPHYFPHALYKVRPYELISRYDGNATSSSR, from the coding sequence ATGTTACATCGCCGGAAGACCTATACGATTCGTCCCGAACGCCTAGAAGAATTCACTGAGTTTTTCCATACCTATTTGTACCCGCTCCAAGTCAGCCATGGTGCCCGTCTTGTTGGTCGCTGGGTGACCGAGGCAGAAGATGAAGTCATCGCCATTTGGGAATATCGCGACCGTGAACATTACGAACAAGTCGATCGTGATGTCCGCAACAGTGCTTTACGTCGCGAAGCGATGAAGAAGCGCGCGCGTCTCGGCAAAAACCTCTATATCAAATCCTATGAAGATTTCATGACAGCGACCGGTACGTATGCTCCCCCTCGCGCGATCGTCAGCGTGACCGCGTACATCACGAACGATGCCGGTGAAGTCCTGCTCGTCCGCAACCTCCACCGGGGTGATACGTATGAGATGCCGGGTGGACAAGTCGAAAATCACGAATCGATTCTTGACGCCATTAAACGGGAAGTCAAAGAAGAAACCGGTGTTGATGTCACAATCGATGGCATCACCGGTATCTATCAAAATGTCTCAAGTCACGTCCTGTGCGTTTGTTTCCGTGGGAAAGCCGTTGGTGGTGAACTCGCGACACAAGAAGGCGAAACGACGGATGTCGGCTTCTTCCCACTGACACGTGACTCGCTGAGTGAGTATATCAAACGGGAACACTTTCAGTTGCGGACGCTTGATGCAATGGATCCCCATTACTTCCCGCATGCCTTATATAAAGTCAGACCGTATGAACTGATCAGTCGGTACGACGGTAACGCAACGTCGTCTTCACGGTAA
- a CDS encoding DedA family protein, producing MALVRLAGGIMFTPLSDDVLMMSFAALRLREGMYPVVIWLTAWPVFFIAFTWFYLLARFFREIPLVKRWMKSRFLERAETIIERRGLWAIGLSFFLPGVRHPIHYVAGLLGYPLPRYLVMTFLAAGVYTGLWTFLIVRIGEAVTWSELWNWLQVNPGIISAIVVILIGLVVTGIVYHRRQKESVEESSSI from the coding sequence ATGGCACTCGTCCGCCTGGCTGGCGGAATCATGTTCACCCCATTGTCGGACGATGTCTTGATGATGAGTTTTGCAGCACTTCGATTACGAGAGGGAATGTACCCGGTCGTCATCTGGCTGACCGCTTGGCCGGTCTTCTTCATCGCCTTTACGTGGTTTTATCTACTTGCTCGGTTCTTCCGCGAGATTCCGCTCGTCAAACGATGGATGAAGTCACGTTTCTTAGAACGAGCAGAAACGATCATCGAACGACGCGGGTTATGGGCGATTGGACTATCGTTCTTCTTACCCGGCGTCAGACATCCGATTCATTATGTCGCCGGACTCCTTGGTTATCCGTTACCGCGTTATTTAGTAATGACATTCTTAGCAGCAGGCGTGTATACAGGACTCTGGACTTTTTTGATCGTCCGGATCGGAGAAGCTGTCACGTGGTCGGAATTGTGGAACTGGCTTCAGGTGAATCCCGGAATCATCAGTGCGATCGTAGTCATCTTAATCGGTCTAGTAGTAACAGGTATCGTATATCATCGGCGTCAAAAGGAATCAGTCGAGGAAAGTTCTTCAATATAA
- a CDS encoding IS1182 family transposase, producing MFKDYNMNQLVLPLDLEVRLQENDIAFAVHHLVESIPDDVFEPFMRTTGCPAYHPRMMMKIILCAYTQSVFSGRKIEGLLSDSLRMMWLAQGNAPSYRTINRFRVHPAVTPILKQAFVTFRCHLVEMGEINEEAIFIDGTKLEANANRYTFVWRKSIERHSASLVDKSNRIYDNLVEQDILPEIERENPDELTLSELEHMGEAVDAHIASINQKIEASTDTQERKRLRSERKEPRLLRKEITDFIERKQRYALQKRTLAGRNSYSKTDTDATFMRMKEDHMQNGQLKPGYNVQIATEGQYTLAYDIYPNPTDARTLLPFLDEVSSYLPLPPHIVADAGYGSQENYQDILMRRGRIPLIPYTMFEKEKSRKWRNDPFNTANWSYDETADRFVCPNGQDVTFRYMSKRTDRYGFTRDFKVYESEGCDGCPFRSRCTKAEEGRHRQVHINTSWEEQKEQMKKWLSDQKTGSLYAKRKIDVEPVFGYLKANLSFTRFSVRGKAKVKRELGFILMAVNLRKWLIQSVARRAA from the coding sequence ATGTTTAAAGATTATAACATGAACCAGCTGGTTCTGCCCTTAGATTTAGAAGTTCGTCTTCAAGAAAATGATATTGCGTTCGCTGTCCACCATCTCGTCGAATCCATTCCAGACGATGTGTTCGAGCCTTTCATGCGCACGACAGGATGCCCGGCTTACCATCCACGCATGATGATGAAAATTATCTTATGTGCCTACACACAATCGGTCTTCTCCGGTCGGAAGATTGAAGGATTACTATCCGATAGTCTGCGGATGATGTGGCTAGCACAAGGGAATGCGCCGAGCTATCGTACCATCAACCGTTTTCGAGTGCATCCCGCAGTCACTCCGATATTGAAGCAAGCCTTCGTTACCTTCCGTTGCCATCTCGTCGAGATGGGAGAAATCAATGAAGAAGCCATCTTTATCGATGGTACAAAGTTAGAGGCGAATGCGAACCGATATACCTTTGTTTGGCGGAAATCGATTGAACGTCATAGTGCGTCTCTCGTGGACAAATCGAATCGTATCTATGACAACCTCGTCGAACAAGACATCCTACCGGAAATTGAACGAGAAAACCCGGACGAGCTTACTCTCTCAGAACTCGAACACATGGGTGAAGCTGTAGACGCACATATCGCTTCCATCAACCAAAAAATCGAGGCGAGTACGGACACCCAAGAAAGAAAACGTCTGCGTTCTGAACGGAAGGAACCACGTCTCCTTCGAAAGGAAATTACAGATTTCATCGAGCGGAAACAGAGATACGCCCTTCAAAAGAGGACGCTCGCTGGACGGAACAGCTATTCGAAAACGGACACGGACGCGACGTTCATGCGAATGAAAGAAGATCATATGCAAAATGGACAACTCAAACCAGGCTATAACGTTCAAATCGCGACCGAAGGACAATACACACTCGCTTATGATATTTATCCGAATCCGACGGATGCCCGGACGTTACTCCCCTTTTTAGATGAGGTCAGCTCATATTTACCACTACCACCGCATATCGTTGCGGATGCCGGCTATGGGAGTCAGGAGAATTATCAGGATATTCTGATGCGCCGTGGGCGCATTCCACTCATCCCTTACACGATGTTCGAAAAAGAAAAGTCGCGAAAATGGCGCAACGATCCCTTTAACACAGCGAACTGGTCTTACGATGAAACGGCGGATCGGTTTGTGTGCCCGAATGGACAGGACGTAACGTTCCGTTACATGTCCAAGAGAACAGATCGTTACGGATTCACGCGTGATTTCAAGGTGTATGAAAGTGAAGGGTGTGATGGCTGCCCGTTCCGCTCCCGTTGTACAAAGGCCGAAGAAGGGCGTCACCGACAGGTACACATAAACACTTCATGGGAAGAACAAAAAGAACAGATGAAAAAATGGCTTTCAGATCAAAAAACAGGATCCCTCTATGCGAAACGGAAGATAGACGTGGAACCAGTTTTTGGATATCTGAAGGCTAATTTGAGTTTCACTCGCTTTTCTGTGCGAGGAAAAGCGAAGGTGAAGCGTGAGCTCGGCTTCATCCTCATGGCCGTAAATTTGAGGAAATGGCTCATCCAAAGCGTTGCCCGAAGGGCAGCTTGA
- a CDS encoding winged helix-turn-helix transcriptional regulator, whose protein sequence is MEETPSCRVETALEILTGKWKPSILLVLITHGTLRFSELKRQLPNITQKMLTAQLRELELNDIVHREIYQEVPPRVEYSLTDYGRTLIPVLDAINAWGEQHVIHLENKDKLTSASQ, encoded by the coding sequence ATGGAAGAGACACCAAGCTGTCGAGTCGAGACCGCACTCGAAATCTTGACCGGAAAATGGAAACCGTCGATTTTACTCGTCTTGATCACACACGGAACGCTCCGCTTCAGTGAATTGAAACGACAATTGCCGAACATTACGCAAAAGATGCTGACGGCTCAACTGCGTGAACTTGAACTGAACGATATCGTCCATCGCGAGATTTATCAGGAAGTTCCACCCCGCGTCGAGTACTCGCTGACGGATTATGGTCGGACACTGATTCCGGTTCTTGACGCCATCAATGCATGGGGCGAACAACACGTCATCCATCTCGAAAATAAAGACAAACTTACGTCTGCTTCACAATGA
- a CDS encoding copper resistance CopC family protein — MRIIRFALLFLICLLPISVEAHTSLKSSNPADGSALSEPVDRIRLTFSEAVEKTSTLRVVDANGVEQALAKPLIIGNELSAVVSEPLTEGKYTIKWASISDDGHPVKGTIRFTVLGAAKAETSTVEKAEPMEKKAAVVPEAEPVSKGLVPTLLPWIVGGLLISIVILLVLRRRST, encoded by the coding sequence ATGCGCATCATCCGATTTGCCCTTCTGTTCCTCATTTGTCTGTTGCCCATATCGGTCGAAGCACACACGAGTTTAAAAAGCTCGAATCCGGCAGATGGATCGGCATTATCTGAACCCGTCGATCGGATCCGCTTGACGTTCAGTGAGGCTGTTGAAAAAACGAGCACCTTACGTGTAGTAGACGCGAATGGAGTTGAACAAGCCCTTGCGAAACCACTTATCATCGGAAATGAACTGAGTGCTGTCGTCTCAGAGCCTTTAACGGAAGGAAAATACACGATCAAGTGGGCGTCGATTTCAGATGATGGTCATCCCGTGAAAGGAACGATCCGTTTTACGGTACTGGGTGCGGCAAAAGCTGAAACAAGCACTGTAGAAAAGGCTGAGCCGATGGAAAAAAAAGCAGCAGTCGTTCCTGAAGCAGAGCCTGTTTCAAAAGGACTCGTTCCGACACTGCTCCCATGGATCGTCGGGGGACTGTTAATCAGTATCGTCATCCTTCTCGTGTTACGTCGTCGTTCGACATGA
- a CDS encoding copper resistance D family protein → MDRRGTVNQYRHPSRVTSSFDMSAFLGELLVYMGGALWMGYLVLCFIPTKRKPLLMDGTSWAVAGLGMLVLGTSIPVFGAVRFLLSTQTMTEALRTGLLELHIGRMFLVVYFSALLLLIVFTWQKRRSILLALLTIPLWIGIAGTSHAAAKYGALGWTLQFSHFLCVTAWIGVVFWVAIGARSTVHWSAFLSWFSPFARIAFTGVILSGLLLMQLAIPLERYPNLWGVPYGQALLLKHLLLLPLLFYAFCNGTLVRRRLRFDSTYDPRPLLRMESIILVLLFMASASLSRLEQPTLGQLPTGDPVGNGWVLMMGIATLPLLLLGYRRHAVGILLSLFSVSLIYLGLLATG, encoded by the coding sequence ATGGATCGTCGGGGGACTGTTAATCAGTATCGTCATCCTTCTCGTGTTACGTCGTCGTTCGACATGAGTGCGTTTCTAGGAGAACTACTCGTCTATATGGGTGGAGCGCTTTGGATGGGCTATTTGGTATTATGCTTCATCCCAACGAAACGAAAACCGCTATTAATGGACGGTACGTCGTGGGCGGTAGCGGGACTCGGGATGCTCGTTCTTGGAACGAGCATCCCGGTCTTTGGTGCCGTTCGTTTTCTACTTTCGACGCAAACGATGACAGAGGCTCTTCGAACAGGATTACTGGAGTTGCATATCGGTCGGATGTTTCTTGTCGTTTACTTCTCTGCTTTACTCCTATTGATCGTATTCACATGGCAAAAGCGACGATCCATCCTGCTCGCACTCTTGACGATCCCGTTATGGATTGGCATCGCAGGAACGAGTCACGCGGCGGCCAAATACGGTGCGCTCGGGTGGACGCTTCAGTTTAGTCACTTCTTATGTGTGACAGCTTGGATCGGTGTCGTGTTTTGGGTAGCCATCGGTGCTCGCTCGACCGTTCATTGGTCTGCCTTTTTAAGTTGGTTCAGTCCGTTTGCCCGGATCGCCTTTACGGGTGTCATCCTGTCAGGGCTGTTACTGATGCAACTGGCGATTCCGCTTGAACGTTATCCGAATCTCTGGGGCGTGCCATACGGTCAAGCGTTGTTGCTGAAGCACCTTTTATTGTTACCGCTTTTGTTCTATGCTTTCTGTAATGGCACGCTTGTTCGGCGTCGGTTGCGTTTTGACTCAACGTACGATCCGCGTCCGTTACTCCGGATGGAGAGTATCATTTTAGTATTGCTGTTCATGGCGAGTGCTTCACTCAGCCGTCTCGAACAACCGACGCTAGGGCAACTACCGACCGGTGATCCAGTGGGGAATGGATGGGTTTTGATGATGGGGATTGCAACCTTACCACTGCTTTTACTAGGATATCGTCGGCATGCAGTGGGTATCTTGCTGAGTTTATTCAGCGTCAGTTTGATTTATCTTGGGTTGCTAGCGACAGGATGA
- a CDS encoding VOC family protein, which yields MSIHPQITLGPVRLRITDLDRSISFYTTSLGLRVLTQTDQLTVLGAQDTPLVELEVYPNARRFPPNSVAGLYHFAILLPNRKELGFVIRNLIAQGIEIGQGDHLVSEAFYLSDPDGNGIEIYADRPRETWTYEANGDVKMTTDPVDWQSMLVEAGEEDWYGMPSDTVMGHVHFHVKTLEAARSFYVETLGFEVAADASRMRALFVAAGGYHHHIGLNVWSGVNAPTNPEDAVGLVYWTLRYPDQATLQAAIEALKSSAYTVTDQAGDVYVTDDAGITARLTT from the coding sequence ATGTCGATTCATCCACAAATCACACTCGGTCCTGTTCGCTTGCGTATTACGGACCTCGACCGTTCGATTTCATTTTATACAACGTCACTCGGATTACGCGTGCTGACACAAACGGATCAGTTGACGGTACTTGGTGCACAAGATACACCACTCGTTGAACTTGAAGTCTATCCGAATGCCCGCCGTTTTCCACCAAACTCGGTCGCCGGGTTATATCATTTTGCGATTTTGCTACCGAACCGAAAAGAACTTGGTTTCGTCATCCGAAATCTGATTGCACAAGGGATCGAGATTGGTCAAGGCGACCATCTCGTCAGTGAAGCCTTTTACCTATCGGATCCAGATGGGAACGGGATCGAGATTTATGCCGATCGTCCACGTGAGACGTGGACGTATGAAGCTAATGGTGATGTCAAGATGACGACGGATCCCGTCGATTGGCAAAGTATGCTCGTCGAAGCGGGAGAAGAAGACTGGTATGGCATGCCGAGCGATACGGTCATGGGACATGTCCATTTCCACGTCAAGACACTCGAAGCAGCACGGTCATTTTATGTCGAGACGCTCGGCTTTGAAGTTGCCGCTGACGCTTCGCGGATGCGTGCATTGTTCGTTGCTGCCGGTGGCTATCACCATCACATCGGTCTGAACGTCTGGTCTGGTGTCAACGCACCAACGAATCCGGAAGATGCGGTCGGACTCGTCTACTGGACACTACGTTATCCGGATCAAGCGACGCTCCAAGCAGCGATCGAGGCGTTGAAGTCTTCCGCTTATACCGTTACGGATCAAGCAGGCGATGTCTATGTCACCGATGATGCCGGAATTACCGCTCGATTGACAACGTAA
- a CDS encoding DUF4352 domain-containing protein, with product MKKGLKWAGIIVIGAVILGNLGDDEEQGAPEKKVEVEQEAVKSEAKPVKAKAAAKPVKKTYGIKDQVKVGKLTYVVNDVKMVDSLSNVLGEKKTSGQFLVIGLMILNGDKEERFVDSNMFKVNVGDTEYSADTELDLYANEDGMGFFLETINPNIEKTGNIVFELPKQVKNPMLEVSSGFGWAGGQSKEIQLTQ from the coding sequence ATGAAAAAAGGATTGAAGTGGGCAGGAATTATCGTGATTGGAGCAGTCATTCTCGGGAATCTAGGAGATGACGAAGAACAAGGAGCACCGGAGAAAAAAGTAGAGGTCGAACAAGAAGCAGTCAAATCAGAAGCAAAACCCGTGAAAGCAAAAGCAGCGGCGAAGCCGGTCAAGAAAACCTATGGCATCAAGGATCAGGTAAAGGTCGGGAAACTGACGTATGTCGTCAATGACGTCAAGATGGTCGATTCGTTGTCGAACGTCCTCGGCGAAAAGAAAACGTCAGGACAATTCTTAGTCATCGGGTTGATGATTCTAAATGGAGACAAGGAAGAACGGTTCGTCGACAGCAATATGTTTAAAGTCAATGTCGGCGATACGGAATACTCAGCCGATACGGAACTTGATCTCTATGCAAATGAAGACGGGATGGGCTTCTTCTTAGAGACGATCAATCCGAACATCGAAAAAACCGGCAATATCGTCTTTGAATTACCGAAACAGGTCAAAAATCCAATGCTTGAAGTCTCGTCTGGCTTTGGCTGGGCAGGTGGACAATCAAAAGAGATTCAATTGACACAGTAA